In Alteromonas sp. RKMC-009, the genomic stretch ACGAAACGCCCGGTCATTGATGAAAGCTCAGGCAATATCTCATTTGAATACAATTTAAGAGATACCACGCCAACAGATGCTACCGGCAAGATTGCAAAAGGCACTATTAATCTGCCGGTATCAGAAAATTCTGCTCTGCGCATCAATGCGTTGTATTCCATGCAGGACAGTATTATCGACAACATCTATCCCAATACTGAACGTACGGACTTAGATCAGGAAAAGTCCGGGATTAAATTGAAGTACCTGTATGAAGATGGTCCGCTGAGCCTTTATTTTATTGGTGACTACAATAAGAACGAAGGCACCGGAGAGCGCTATGCCAGAACGTTCCGTGAAGTCGATCCTGACAGTGAGATTGTCGCGCTACTGGCAGCAGACAACATTACGCCAGGGCCAGAAAACATGACCAATAATTCCGATGGTGAGATGTTTCAGGACGTAGAAACCGGTGGGCTGCAGGGAGAAGTGGTTTACGCATTCAACAATGGTATGGAGCTTTTCAATATCGCTGCGTGGCGCTACTTCGACAGTGACGCGAACCTGCATAATGACTTTTCATCACTGCCCGATATCGTAAATAACCCGAACACCAATGAGTATGAACAGTTCTCCAATGAATTGCGTCTGGTGTTACCTGCCACTGAAAACTATTCCGGTCAGGTGGGCTTATTCTATTTTGATTCAGAATCGAACATGACAAATAGTCTGGAAGTGCAGGGGCCGCCGCCGTTTGTGGCTGTTGGGTTCCCGTTCTGTGTGGAGGCTGAGATATCCGGTCCGCCACCGGGATGCCCTTACAGCAACGATGTGTTTTTAGGAAACGACTCTGTGACTACACTCACCCAGACCAGTTACGCCGCTTTCGGGCAGTTCGATTTCTATCTCACAGATAAACTCACTGCCACCGCCGGCGCCCGGGTAACGCAGGATGAAGTCACTTCCGATGTACTGCAAATGCAGAAAGATTATTTCATCGGTATCGGTGGCCCCCGTGGACAATTCAATGAATCAGTAGATAACACCAATCTGAGCTGGAAGCTGGGGGCACAGTACCAGTATGACGCCGACCTGATGATGTATGTGTCGGTAGGTCAGGGCTATAAAGCGCCGGGCTTTAATACCGACAATCAGGATAACGAAGCGATTCCGTTTGCCGTTGAAGATGAGATTTCTACCACCATCGAAGCAGGCTTTAAGAGCAAAGTGCTGGATGATAGGGTCATTTTCAACCTGTCAGTGTTTAATACCGATTTTGATAATTACCAGGCGCAGTCGTTTAATCTCGATGCTCAGGCTTTCATCATCCAGAATGCTGCCACCGTAACCTCGCGGGGTGCTGAAATTTCAGTAAGAGCACTGGCCAGTGACAACCTGACTTTCTACTGGGATGCAGCCCTGCTGGATTCAACTTTCGATGAATTTGCGCAGGCATCCTGTACGCCAGACTCAACAGAGTGTGGCCCCGATGATGCTTTTTTTGATGCATCCGGGTATTCCACACCACTGGCGGCAGATTTCACATCCACACTGAAGGCACAGTACGAGCAGGAAATCACGGCAACGATATACGGATTCCTTAATGCCAGCGTATATTACCGGTCTGATATTAATTACGGTATTGCATCGCCTTCAACAGAGCTTGATGCCATCACTACGTTTAACATCAGTGCAGGTTTTGAAACCGATGACGGCTTACGGGTGTGGGTATTCTGTAATAACTGTACCGACGAGAAATACCCCGTCTCTATGGGCTTTGATCCCGGTGAGAATAACCGCGGCTTTGCCTCAATTCACCAAACCTGGGGGCTCAACTCAGTGCGCTCACTCGGTCTGGCTGCCTCCTGGGCATTTTAATCTCATCCAAAGCCAACTCGCCGGGAGTTGGCTTTTTCTTTATTCCGAATTTTCTGTGGGCCGGGTTGTACCTTGTGGGGGCGGTGTACTTCATTTTCAGAAGCAAATTCAGTTAAACTTTGCTGAAAAGGAGTATCAACATGACTGCATTATTTGTTTACGGCACCTTACGGCAAGGTTTCCCAACGAGCATATACTTACCGCAATTGGCGGCGAATTCGAAGCCGGATATCTGCACGGACATTTAATTGAAGAAGGGTGGGGCGCTGCACAGGGCTGCCCGGGATTAAAGCTTGCTGCACATGGGCAACGTATCGACGGTCAGGTATTCACGTCTCCCTCTTTGGATAAACATTGGCAAGGTCTCGATGATTTCGAAGGTGAAGAGTATGTGCGAACAGAAACCGAGATCCAGTTGATAAGCGGTGAAAAAACGAAAGCCTTTGTGTATGTTTTGAAGTAGGGGCTGGCAATTACCAGCCCCCGGCGATGTTACTTTTCAATGGCCACGATACCGTAGGTACCGGAATTATCCGGATAGCTGGTGTCATCACAGTTACAATACGAGAAGGTTTCTGAGAAGGTGTAGTAGGGCTCAGGAATTCTTGGGTAAATCAATCCCGGACGTGATGGCGAGTAAACAGGATACGAATATGCCGGCTTTTTAAAGTGAATTAGTTCCGACCAGATCTGACACATCGACTTGAAAAGATGAGAGTTACCCAGTTTGATAAAGGTGTCGAATCTTTATTAAACAAACCAAAAGGTAACTCTCATGTTGCATACTAGCAATCCAATCATTAAACACAAAGCAGGATTACTTAATCTGGCCGAAGAACTCGGCAACGTCTCTAAGGCCTGTAAAGTGATGGGCGTATCCCGAGACACGTTTTATCGCTATCAGGAGTTAGTTGAAGATGGCGGTGTTGATTCACTAATCAGCAAATCCAGAAGAACACCTAACTTAAAGAATCGCGTTGATGAGCAGACCGAGCAAGCGGTACTCGTTCACGCCGTCGATTATCCCGCACACGGCCAAGCCAGAACCAGTAATGAACTTCGCAAGCAAGGCGTATTCGTGTCCGGCAGTGGCGTGCGTTCTATCTGGCTCCGTCATAACCTTGAGAACTTTAAAAAGCGTCTGGCTGCTCTTGAGGAGAAGGTCGAGAAGGAAGGAATTATACTAACCGACGAGCAAGTTGCGGCACTGGAAAAGAAGAAGCAGGATGATGAGGCCTGCGGTGAAATTGAAACACATCATCCAGGCTATCTCGGCTCTCAGGACACGTTTTATGTTGGTAATTTGAAAGGTGTTGGTCGGATTTACCAGCAGACGTTTGTTGATACCTACAGCAAAATTGCGTTTGCTAAGCTCTACACAACGAAGACGCCTATCACCTCCGCAGATGTACTGAATGATCGCGTCTTGCCGTTCTTCGAGGCTCAGTAGCTGCCAATGCTCAGAATTCTTACAGACAGAGGCACGGAATACTGTGGGAAGGTCGAACAGCATGATTACCAG encodes the following:
- a CDS encoding TonB-dependent receptor: MKNTQIFKVTALAAAIASPVLYAQETVETEESQGFEVILVEAQRTTQNLQEVPVSVQVLYGSDLAEQNINELTQLSVMAPTLQVGQDNTYAIRGIGSQIFAETIDPSVALAIDGVSLGRNALAGQPFNDIASVEVLNGPQGLLFGKNASAGLVNIATKRPVIDESSGNISFEYNLRDTTPTDATGKIAKGTINLPVSENSALRINALYSMQDSIIDNIYPNTERTDLDQEKSGIKLKYLYEDGPLSLYFIGDYNKNEGTGERYARTFREVDPDSEIVALLAADNITPGPENMTNNSDGEMFQDVETGGLQGEVVYAFNNGMELFNIAAWRYFDSDANLHNDFSSLPDIVNNPNTNEYEQFSNELRLVLPATENYSGQVGLFYFDSESNMTNSLEVQGPPPFVAVGFPFCVEAEISGPPPGCPYSNDVFLGNDSVTTLTQTSYAAFGQFDFYLTDKLTATAGARVTQDEVTSDVLQMQKDYFIGIGGPRGQFNESVDNTNLSWKLGAQYQYDADLMMYVSVGQGYKAPGFNTDNQDNEAIPFAVEDEISTTIEAGFKSKVLDDRVIFNLSVFNTDFDNYQAQSFNLDAQAFIIQNAATVTSRGAEISVRALASDNLTFYWDAALLDSTFDEFAQASCTPDSTECGPDDAFFDASGYSTPLAADFTSTLKAQYEQEITATIYGFLNASVYYRSDINYGIASPSTELDAITTFNISAGFETDDGLRVWVFCNNCTDEKYPVSMGFDPGENNRGFASIHQTWGLNSVRSLGLAASWAF
- a CDS encoding gamma-glutamylcyclotransferase family protein; translation: MGRVVPCGGGVLHFQKQIQLNFAEKEYQHDCIICLRHLTARFPNEHILTAIGGEFEAGYLHGHLIEEGWGAAQGCPGLKLAAHGQRIDGQVFTSPSLDKHWQGLDDFEGEEYVRTETEIQLISGEKTKAFVYVLK